The Rosa chinensis cultivar Old Blush chromosome 7, RchiOBHm-V2, whole genome shotgun sequence DNA segment GTTGATTAATGTTCTTTTGATTTCGACAGATTTGCTATCTCACATGTTTTACACTAGTTGCAAGTACTGAACTTTAAATTTCGTAAATGCAAATGTGATGGTGCTACTAATTGAGCATGGAGTGATACAATATGAATGTGACTATTGGCTTTTGCTACCCTGTACATTAAGATGTGTCGGTTCCAACTTTGCAGTTGAATGGATAGCATTGTAGTCTTTAGGTGACACTTTTAGCTTCATATGATGCTTTATTGCACAAGTGACTTCAAGCTATACCAATAACAACCATTTACGTAATTGATCAAATTCTGGTAATAGTCTCCTAAGGAATGCTAAAGTTAAGAGGTCATTAATCTTCATTATCTAAAGTTATTGGAAGTCAACCATGAATTTTCTGCAATgcatttcctattttgttttgaaTAGTGATGAAGCTTGTTCTGTTGCAAATTTCAGGAGTATGTGGGCAACTATGTCACAGATGATCTTATATCTTTTGCATTTTCTTATGGTTACTGTCTCATTAAATTCTTGCTTACATGAATGAAATCCTCTTCCAGGGTAGGATGCGAGTTTGTGTCTGTGAGTACGAGACATCACTCCCAGGTATGCACTTGCTTTTAAGTTTGTCAAAGTTTTATTGTGGTGCCTGTTTGTTTATTTGGTGTATATCCTCGCTTTTTTGAGATCCTTATGTTGCTACTTTTTTGCTTCACTGTGTGTCCCATCAACTTTCAATTAGATGCTTGTAAACCCTGGCTAAGATAATTTGATTGCCGAGTTGAAAGTTGTTACATGTTCTGACTTGAAAGCTTGTTCTTGTTTACAGAGGATGAACATATAAAAACAAACCAACAAAACATATTGATTAGATCACTTAAGCTTAAGAAACAGAAGGAGAAGGGAGATTCCAGTTCAAAGGATGTGAAAGGTGCAGGTGCAGCTGAGGGCTCAAGAAAGAGGTATGACCAGTATCCTTTGGGGATGGATCATGTTGGGAATTCCTTGATAAGAAAAATGTCTTTGTGattcaatttaatttttatttgataAGATCAAGTTCATAAACTGTTTTCTAGCAAATCAAAAGTAGTTTACCATTCGGTGTCTTCTTTTTGGCATTCTTTGTTGCTCACTTGCTAATGGGTGCATTTGTGATCGTATACATTTTCTATTAGACCTGGCAATGAAGATAGTTTGCAGTTTCATTTGTCTGTTACTTTTTATCATTTAGGGTTGCTGAAAGAGTTTTGGACCGGGCGCCAGCTAAGAAAGCCTCTATGCAACCTCGTCAAGGTAGGTTTCTATAGTTTTATTATTGCATTAAATATCTGTTCATCACTCGTCGTATTGCTTCTAACCTCTGTTTGGTAGATATATAAGATAAAAGGTTTTTTTGCATCATCACTCAGAAGTGGTTTAGTGGTGGTTCTTTGAGGTCTGTGGATAATGGTTTAACCTTAATCGTTCTAGCTCATGTTGAAAAGTCCTGATGATGAATTTATAGCAAGTTTATTGTTGTGAAATGGTGGAACGTTCTTCAAATGAACAATTGAATGTTGTCATGATTTTAGGTGGTAAATAATCAGCAATGCTTATTGTAGAGCAGCCAATTTTGTGCTAATGCAGTTCTTCTAGAGTTTGGACTGCACTGCATTTGTCTCACAATCTTATTACTTGTCGGACATATCCTACGAGTTTCCACAAACTCAATAATGTGATTGTTTTAATTTGAGTTTGTATTTGATTAAATTTACAGAGGAATCAAGCAATCAAGCATCTAGTAGGGACTTCCAGGGATTAACTGTAGAGAGGCTCCGTGCCCTTTTGAAGGCTAAAGGTCTTTCCGTAAAGGGAAAGAAGGCAAGTATTAAGATAAATCTATTCTGAAGTTGCAAATAAATACTCTATGAATTAATTATGGTGTATGGACCACTGGACCACTGGCAGTTTAGAATTCGTAAAGTTTTAATCTTATTGTTATTGGACTTCTTGTTACTGGATTGAATCATCTTCGGACGTTATTCATCAATTGAATTACATGTGCAGGAGGAATTGATTGCACGGCTGAGGAGTTCAAGTGGTTGAGCATAGTCAATAGTTCAGATGGTGGGGTAACAAGTCTGctctgtatgtgtgtgtgtactcTAGGTGATGAAAAGTAATTACAGTTCGGATTTATGTAACTTAGGAATGATGTAAGCTGGAATTATGGAATATGGATAACTGAAAATGGCAGTGATGGAAAATGGAAGTTACCTTGGGAGATTGTGGCTCGACTTCCTGCCCTTTCAACTTCGTTTTTGAGCACCAGTATTGTTAGACCTTAATGCAGTAGATGAAGATCAATATTATTCTTGGGTTTGGTACTGTTGTAGgatgaattttttgtttttttttttagtgaaattcacaccccattttacaatccacattttctttttttgttgaaattcttATAAAAGATAATTTAagttaggattaatttcagtttacccctctGAGATTTGGGGTTGTTATCATTTCACctcctctactttcaattttaaatttttatcctcccaaattttctaatttcaataagccgtgtccaatttctcctattaCGTCCAACTGGAACGTTAAGTCTAACccttgagggttaaaatggtcatttcaagataaaaaaaataaaataattcttTTAAGttatcaaaaaaagaaacatgaagtgtggattgtaaaatgaggagtgtgaatttcaattattttttttttttttggtaaaatccAAAATTTTGAGGAGGGTGTGGCGGTGTGCGGATTAGTTTACTGGGTGCAGACATAAGCATTTCTTTttatgtaaaaataaaaaaagacaaaattttgTTAGGTTTGTACTCGAGCTTTATGCAATGACCTCCTTGATGAGAATTGTATCATAATCAAGTGATGATACAATTAGTAATCCAAAAAAGAATTGTATCATCATTTTCAGAAAATCCAAGGTGGTCCGACCAAAGATCCTCTTATAAATATTGAAAGCAGCTAAACACAATTAGTTTTCTAGCATTTCCAAGTCTATCAACGTCACTTTTATTGCATGCTCAAACTTTTGAACATCCTACCATGCTTTGGTGCTTATACATCAGGAACTTTTATCACCGCATATGCTACAATTTTAGATTCAAAGACAGAGATAGTTAGATCATGACATGTTGCCTAGCATGGTAGGGGTTTTTATAAACTTTAGAagaaaaaaggtaaaaaattgaaaaacatcTCACTCTTCTGTTCAATTATTCTATATCTTTAATGTTTGCTTGTAtgttaatatataattaaaaacttTATACGTTAAAATCTAAATTTAGATTTTTAGTATAAATCTTAGAATCGAGTATTTCTCTGAAAATTAAATGATGTTGGTTGTACAATTGTACGGTAATGTGGTTTTCGACCTAACCTATATTTTTTAGAAAGTCTTTAGAACGTTTGGATTAGTCTTTGTTTATCCCAAGGTGGAGGCATGTCCTTGATGGGAACTAGGACGGCGCCGTACTCATGGATTGGATGGTAGCTCCAATAATTGGTCACATTTATATAATGTTTAATGAGATGTGAGATGTGAGATGTGAGGCCGCCTGAGGATGACAAAGATGTCGGCAATTCGGCATGAGGGCATCTTCTTAACCAACCAAAAGGATCGAACAAGCTTCCTGGGCCAATGCTATCTAAACGAAGTTTTCCACCAAACAAACTGAGCAAGCTGTCTCGCTTCCATTCTCGGCCACGTAGCCCTGTAGAAAATGCCCAAATTCTTTTAAACCATTCTAACATTTATCATGCCTCGTGTTTACGAAGACTGATGTGTCCTAGCTAGACCTTCCAATTTTACAGTGTTTGCTTGGCTGTCGACTCTTTAGCTTTCGAAAGTCTGTTTCTGGTGCTCCATGAATAGCCCTTAATTATGATGCATAATGTTTTGGAGCTCACTACATGTTTTTTGCATCTATAATAAAAACAGCTTCCCCACGTTTGATGCATGCGATCAATTTGTAAAGCGAATATTATAAAATTTGAAGTATGTGATAGATTTGAAACTTTCAATCATTTGATGTGGTATAACGAttgaaaaaatcaaaatatcgCATGCTTTCAAAAATAGTAGATGTTAATACTCAGAATACCGTGCTTCCGATAACGTGGACAATGGTCCAATATTCCAATATATGTGTGGTTCACGAAATCCTGCTaatctgtcaaatgaaatacaacggcgtcaagaggggagaccgcggttggcggtcttcgctcctccgatgctaaagttaaacgatgtacttgtattgacaaatATAGCGGTAAATAGCTATTGAATG contains these protein-coding regions:
- the LOC112175572 gene encoding uncharacterized protein LOC112175572: MEGFSSQPSDSNQAASGASISLQNLPSRGLFSAPVLSLNPGRMRVCVCEYETSLPEDEHIKTNQQNILIRSLKLKKQKEKGDSSSKDVKGAGAAEGSRKRVAERVLDRAPAKKASMQPRQEESSNQASSRDFQGLTVERLRALLKAKGLSVKGKKEELIARLRSSSG